The Miscanthus floridulus cultivar M001 chromosome 17, ASM1932011v1, whole genome shotgun sequence genome has a window encoding:
- the LOC136519023 gene encoding probable WRKY transcription factor 17, with protein sequence MHVLAAYPAAAPPLALLAGVLDHRYSTKELRRPPTMDDVLRQIDEGFRLARELMEELPAAQNEPTYLADRCHGIVQAYVAAIRMLHPHGGTEDASSSPPPLRPPHPPPHFGGDGSGTGQHDHVIPQLDLLRPFLGGAPSPSAPSSFPHNLGRLLTESSFINTAPVVDAFGAGTSSGSPVRRQGSSSRSSPPVQPRQQHRRRRERGERMTIMVPVQRTGNTDQPPDDGYTWRKYGQKDILGSRFPRSYYRCTHKNYYGCEAKKKVQRLDDDPFTYEVTYCGNHTCLTSTTPLLTLPAGPATAASTAANMLTNNSPTGSATTVLAAGQDPFMAAAEHPVPALSTAIQLGISWMPSTLVGSSAAEGSSAQVNVNVPASGRDTAEYPVMDLADAMFNSGSSGGSSMDAIFPAHHDRRDT encoded by the exons ATGCACGTCCTTGCAGCCTacccagcagcagctcctccgctCGCGCTGCTTGCTGGCGTTCTCGACCACCGCTACAGCACAAAGGAGCTGAGACGACCGCCGACCATGGACGACGTGCTGCGGCAGATCGACGAGGGGTTCCGCCTCGCCAGGGAGCTGATGGAGGAGCTCCCCGCGGCCCAGAATGAGCCGACCTACCTCGCCGACCGCTGCCACGGCATTGTCCAAGCCTACGTCGCGGCCATCCGCATGCTTCACCCGCACGGCGGCACGGAAGACGCGTCATCGTCCCCACCGCCGCTTcggcctcctcatcctcctcctcactTCGGCGGCGATGGTAGTGGAACCGGTCAGCACGACCACGtcatccctcagctggacctcctCCGCCCGTTCCTCGGCGGTGCTCCTTCTCCTTCGGCGCCGTCGTCGTTCCCGCACAACCTCGGGCGCCTGCTGACAGAGTCATCGTTCATCAACACCGCGCCCGTGGTTGACGCGTTCGGCGCCGGCACATCGTCAGGCAGCCCGGTGAGACGGCAGGGTTCGTCGTCGCGGTCGTCACCGCCGGTCCAGCCGCGGCAGCAGCACAGGAGGAG gagagagagaggtgagaggaTGACAATAATGGTTCCGGTACAGCGGACGGGCAACACAGATCAGCCACCGGACGATGGCTACACGTGGCGCAAGTATGGCCAGAAGGATATACTGGGATCCAGATTTCCAAG GAGCTACTACAGGTGCACTCACAAGAACTACTACGGGTGCGAGGCGAAGAAGAAGGTGCAGCGCCTAGACGACGACCCGTTCACGTACGAGGTCACCTACTGCGGCAACCACACCTGCCTCACCTCCACGACGCCGCTCCTTACCCTCCCAGCAGGCCCCGCTACTGCGGCCTCAACTGCCGCCAACATGCTAACCAACAACTCCCCGACTGGTTCAGCAACGACAGTCCTCGCCGCCGGTCAGGACCCCTTCATGGCGGCCGCTGAGCATCCTGTACCGGCGCTGTCGACAGCCATCCAGCTCGGCATCAGCTGGATGCCATCAACCCTCGTTGGCTCCAGTGCCGCCGAGGGAAGCAGCGCTCAGGTGAACGTGAATGTGCCCGCCTCAGGAAGGGACACCGCCGAATACCCGGTTATGGACCTCGCCGATGCCATGTTCAACTCTGGCAGCAGCGGAGGGAGCAGCATGGACGCCATCTTCCCTGCTCATCACGATCGACGTGATACCTAG